A genomic window from Thioalkalivibrio sp. ALJ12 includes:
- a CDS encoding cytochrome ubiquinol oxidase subunit I yields the protein MELDPILLSRIQFAFVVSFHAIFPVFTIGLASFIAFLEFRAWKTGDAIYTQISKFWIKIFAVVFGMGVVSGLVMSFQFGTNWSAFSYATANFLGPVLSYEVLTAFFLEAAFLGVLLFGRDRVPQGVHLFAALMVALGTFISSFWILVANSWMQTPVGFELQDGVFHVTSWITAIFNPSFWPRFFHMGLASLLTAGFVVAGVSAWYLLRQRDVLVNRKALGTTMWVLLLAAPAQLVVGDIHGLNTFEHQPTKVAAMEGVWETERGAPLLLFAIPDSANETNHFEIGIPKMASFILTHELDGEVPGLLEVPAEERPPVGITFWSFRIMVAIGMVMILFVLAGAWLRFRRRMFASPRFLRGLTWMIPAPFIAVVAGWFVTETGRAPWLVYGVMTHAEGITPALTGGMALFTLIGYVLVYAAVFTAGVYYLVRIVQKGPETTEVRQAPAHAKRPWSAADTSIDDAATGAARS from the coding sequence ATGGAGCTCGACCCCATACTGCTATCACGAATCCAGTTTGCATTCGTGGTCTCGTTTCACGCCATCTTCCCGGTCTTTACCATCGGGCTGGCGTCGTTCATCGCCTTCCTGGAGTTTCGCGCCTGGAAGACCGGCGATGCGATCTACACCCAGATCTCGAAGTTCTGGATCAAGATCTTCGCGGTCGTGTTCGGGATGGGGGTGGTCTCCGGGCTGGTGATGTCGTTCCAGTTCGGGACCAACTGGAGTGCGTTCTCCTATGCGACCGCCAACTTCCTCGGGCCGGTGCTCTCCTACGAGGTGCTGACGGCCTTCTTCCTCGAGGCGGCCTTCCTGGGCGTGCTGCTGTTCGGCCGTGACCGGGTACCGCAGGGCGTGCACCTGTTCGCGGCGCTGATGGTGGCGCTGGGTACCTTCATTTCCTCGTTCTGGATCCTGGTCGCCAACAGCTGGATGCAGACCCCGGTGGGCTTCGAGTTGCAGGACGGTGTCTTCCACGTGACCTCCTGGATCACCGCGATCTTCAACCCGAGCTTCTGGCCGCGCTTCTTCCATATGGGCCTGGCCTCGCTGCTGACCGCGGGTTTCGTGGTCGCCGGCGTCTCGGCCTGGTACCTGCTGCGCCAGCGCGATGTGCTGGTCAACCGCAAGGCGCTGGGCACCACGATGTGGGTGTTGCTGCTGGCGGCCCCGGCCCAGCTGGTGGTGGGCGACATCCATGGCCTGAATACCTTTGAACATCAGCCGACCAAGGTCGCGGCGATGGAGGGCGTCTGGGAGACCGAACGCGGGGCACCGCTGCTGCTGTTCGCGATCCCGGATTCGGCCAACGAGACCAACCACTTCGAGATCGGTATCCCGAAGATGGCCAGTTTCATCCTGACCCACGAGCTGGATGGCGAGGTCCCTGGCCTGCTGGAGGTACCCGCCGAGGAACGCCCGCCGGTGGGAATCACCTTCTGGTCGTTCCGCATCATGGTCGCGATCGGGATGGTGATGATCCTGTTCGTGCTGGCCGGTGCCTGGCTGCGCTTCCGGCGCCGCATGTTCGCCTCGCCGCGTTTCCTGCGGGGTCTGACCTGGATGATCCCGGCCCCGTTCATCGCGGTGGTCGCCGGCTGGTTCGTGACCGAGACCGGGCGCGCACCCTGGCTGGTCTACGGCGTGATGACCCATGCCGAGGGCATCACCCCGGCGCTGACGGGAGGCATGGCCCTGTTCACGCTGATCGGCTACGTGCTGGTCTACGCCGCCGTGTTCACGGCTGGCGTCTACTACCTGGTGCGTATCGTGCAGAAGGGACCGGAGACCACCGAGGTCCGGCAGGCCCCGGCCCACGCGAAACGGCCCTGGTCCGCGGCCGATACCTCGATCGACGACGCCGCTACCGGCGCTGCAAGGAGCTGA
- the cydB gene encoding cytochrome d ubiquinol oxidase subunit II, with amino-acid sequence METTLDITLIWVVIIAVGIIAYVLMDGFDLGVGILFPFAPGETSRDVMMNSVAPVWDGNETWLILGGAGLLAAFPLVYSVFLPALYIGVFLMLAGLIFRGVAFEFRFKANTSKGLWNVAFAAGSAVAAFAQGAVVGAYIQGFEMEGLSFAGGPLDWLTPFTVLTGIGLLAGYALLGATWLIVKTDGETQAFAYRVVPGLLALVLVVFAAVSLITPFIDPKVMERWMGTWQYLWVLPALALLSAWILIRAVRRRDEGIPFVATIALFITTYLGLLVSKWPYVVPPDHTFWDAASSPDAQLFILVGALFVIPIILGYTAWTYWVFRGKVTPETGYH; translated from the coding sequence ATGGAAACCACGCTTGATATCACGCTGATCTGGGTGGTCATCATTGCCGTCGGCATCATCGCCTACGTGCTGATGGACGGGTTTGATCTGGGGGTCGGGATCCTGTTCCCGTTCGCCCCGGGCGAGACCTCGCGCGATGTGATGATGAACTCGGTCGCCCCGGTCTGGGACGGCAACGAGACCTGGCTAATCCTCGGCGGGGCGGGGCTGCTGGCGGCCTTCCCGCTGGTGTACTCGGTGTTCCTGCCGGCCCTGTATATCGGCGTCTTCCTGATGCTGGCGGGGCTGATCTTCCGCGGGGTGGCGTTCGAGTTCCGGTTCAAGGCCAATACCTCCAAGGGGTTGTGGAACGTGGCCTTTGCCGCGGGGTCGGCGGTGGCGGCGTTTGCCCAGGGGGCCGTGGTGGGCGCCTACATCCAGGGCTTCGAGATGGAGGGTCTGAGCTTTGCCGGCGGGCCGCTGGACTGGCTGACGCCGTTCACCGTGCTGACCGGTATCGGTCTGCTGGCGGGCTATGCGCTGCTGGGCGCGACCTGGCTGATCGTCAAGACCGATGGCGAGACCCAGGCCTTTGCCTATCGCGTGGTGCCTGGCCTGCTGGCCCTGGTCCTGGTGGTGTTCGCGGCGGTGAGCCTGATCACGCCGTTTATTGACCCGAAGGTGATGGAACGCTGGATGGGCACCTGGCAGTACCTGTGGGTCCTGCCGGCGCTGGCCCTGTTGTCCGCCTGGATACTGATCCGGGCGGTGCGGCGGCGTGACGAGGGGATCCCGTTCGTAGCGACGATCGCCCTGTTCATTACGACCTATCTGGGGCTTCTGGTCAGCAAGTGGCCGTATGTGGTGCCGCCGGACCACACCTTCTGGGATGCGGCGTCGTCCCCGGATGCACAGTTGTTTATCCTGGTCGGGGCGCTGTTCGTGATCCCCATCATCCTGGGGTACACGGCCTGGACGTACTGGGTCTTCCGCGGCAAGGTGACGCCCGAGACCGGGTACCACTAA
- a CDS encoding sigma-54-dependent Fis family transcriptional regulator, whose translation MREDVTISRLAIPCGNETDLSAMRQMMEAFREPSILLSPDYRILAANTAYQRVYGTDADGSSRACYEASHGYQRPCDEAGEACPLQAALASRRRERVLHVHHTAQGREHVDVELTPILGAEGAVRYFVERLHHLPVSSPQNGATGLVGRSRAFNTMLGLISRVAPSNASALLLGESGTGKELIARAIHEESPRRDKPFVAVECSGLTETLFESELFGHEKGAFTGAASAKVGLVEAASGGTLFLDEVGDIPLGQQVKLLRLLETHAYRRVGGIESRSADFRLVCATHRDLEAMVRAGEFREDLFYRINTFPIEVPPLRQRSGDIPLLVEAMLDRSELVPRPTMEDDAIRVLEGYAFPGNVRELRNILERAALLADGGPIRPEHLPGPVRQQATRAESGAAGEGYAELVHPRELRPLDQIEREYLRHALAVHQGDRRSLARRLGLSERSLYRRLRELDRDG comes from the coding sequence ATGCGAGAAGACGTGACGATTAGCCGACTGGCGATTCCGTGTGGCAACGAGACGGACCTCTCGGCGATGCGACAGATGATGGAGGCCTTTCGCGAGCCCTCCATCCTGTTGTCGCCCGATTACCGGATCCTGGCCGCGAATACGGCCTACCAGAGGGTCTACGGCACGGATGCCGATGGCTCTTCCCGGGCCTGCTATGAGGCCTCGCACGGCTATCAGCGTCCGTGCGACGAGGCCGGGGAAGCCTGTCCGCTCCAGGCTGCGCTCGCCAGCCGCCGCCGGGAACGTGTCCTGCATGTGCATCACACGGCGCAGGGCCGCGAGCACGTGGACGTCGAGCTGACTCCGATCCTGGGGGCGGAGGGGGCTGTTCGCTATTTCGTCGAGCGCCTCCATCATCTGCCCGTATCCAGCCCGCAGAACGGGGCCACCGGGCTGGTCGGGCGTTCGCGGGCGTTCAATACCATGCTGGGCTTGATCAGTCGCGTGGCACCCAGCAATGCCTCGGCGCTGCTGCTGGGTGAGTCCGGTACCGGCAAGGAGTTGATCGCCCGGGCGATCCACGAAGAGAGCCCGCGCCGCGACAAGCCGTTTGTCGCGGTTGAGTGCTCCGGACTGACCGAGACCTTGTTCGAGAGCGAGTTGTTCGGCCACGAGAAGGGGGCCTTCACGGGTGCGGCCTCGGCCAAGGTCGGGCTGGTCGAGGCCGCGTCCGGCGGCACGCTGTTCCTGGACGAGGTGGGCGATATCCCATTGGGCCAGCAGGTGAAGCTGCTGCGCCTGCTGGAGACGCACGCCTACCGCCGGGTCGGCGGAATCGAGTCTCGGAGTGCGGATTTTCGACTGGTTTGTGCCACCCACCGGGATCTGGAGGCGATGGTGCGGGCCGGCGAGTTTCGCGAAGACCTGTTCTACCGGATCAATACCTTCCCCATCGAGGTGCCGCCGCTGCGCCAGCGCAGCGGCGATATCCCGCTGCTCGTCGAGGCCATGCTGGATCGCTCCGAGCTGGTGCCGCGTCCGACGATGGAGGACGACGCGATCCGGGTTTTGGAGGGATATGCCTTCCCCGGCAACGTGCGTGAACTGCGCAACATCCTGGAACGCGCGGCCCTGCTGGCGGATGGCGGTCCGATCCGGCCGGAGCACCTGCCAGGCCCGGTGCGCCAGCAGGCCACGCGCGCCGAATCGGGTGCGGCCGGAGAAGGTTACGCGGAGTTGGTCCATCCGCGGGAACTGCGTCCGCTGGATCAGATCGAGCGCGAGTATCTGCGTCACGCCCTGGCGGTACACCAGGGTGATCGGCGGAGCCTCGCGCGCCGGCTGGGCCTGAGCGAGCGCAGCCTGTACCGGCGCTTGCGGGAACTGGATCGAGACGGCTGA
- a CDS encoding peroxiredoxin, which produces MALRLGDTAPNFQIDTTKGKIDFHEWIGDSWCFFFSHPADFTPVCTTEMGRTAQLAQQFADRNVKPLGLSTDTVDEHNKWIEDVNDTQNTTLEFPIVADADKKISELYEMIHPGESETAAVRSVYIIDPNKKIRLMMTYPMSVGRNFDEILRVIDALQTGDQHGIATPADWTPGDRVIIPPTVSNEDAQKKFPQGFEEIRSYLRYTQV; this is translated from the coding sequence ATGGCACTTCGACTGGGTGATACCGCCCCGAACTTCCAGATTGACACCACCAAGGGCAAGATCGATTTCCACGAGTGGATCGGCGATTCCTGGTGCTTCTTCTTCAGCCATCCGGCCGACTTCACGCCGGTGTGCACCACCGAGATGGGCCGCACTGCCCAGCTCGCGCAGCAGTTCGCGGATCGCAACGTGAAGCCGCTGGGCCTGTCCACGGATACCGTCGACGAGCACAACAAGTGGATCGAGGACGTCAACGACACCCAGAACACCACGCTGGAGTTCCCGATCGTTGCCGACGCCGACAAGAAGATCTCCGAGCTCTACGAGATGATCCACCCGGGCGAGAGCGAGACTGCCGCGGTGCGTTCGGTCTACATTATCGACCCGAACAAGAAGATCCGGCTGATGATGACCTACCCGATGTCGGTGGGCCGCAACTTCGACGAGATCCTGCGCGTGATCGATGCGCTGCAGACCGGAGACCAGCACGGCATCGCTACGCCGGCCGACTGGACCCCGGGCGATCGCGTGATCATCCCGCCGACGGTCAGCAACGAGGATGCGCAGAAGAAGTTCCCGCAGGGCTTCGAGGAGATCCGCTCCTACCTGCGCTACACCCAGGTCTGA
- a CDS encoding type 1 glutamine amidotransferase domain-containing protein yields MSKTILMVVTSHGEIGDGHATGVWFDEFSVPYDRFRKAGFEIKVASPKGGPVPLDPKSLESNHPGPAAVAAQEALDDTIHLDEGMHHDAYAAIFFPGGHGTMFDLPENPHVQRLVGEFLENDKVVGAVCHGPACLVGAMLKDGSPAVKGRKVAAFTNSEEKAVQLDQAVPFLLQDRLAELGGEVETAEDWTDHVVVDGKLVTGQNPQSSKSVADAIVRLLREAG; encoded by the coding sequence ATGAGCAAGACGATACTGATGGTGGTGACCAGTCACGGCGAGATCGGCGACGGCCACGCGACCGGCGTGTGGTTTGACGAGTTCTCGGTGCCCTATGACCGCTTCCGCAAGGCCGGTTTCGAGATCAAGGTGGCCAGTCCCAAGGGCGGGCCCGTCCCTCTGGATCCCAAGAGCCTGGAGTCGAATCATCCCGGACCGGCGGCCGTCGCCGCGCAGGAGGCCCTGGACGACACGATCCATCTCGATGAAGGCATGCACCACGATGCCTACGCGGCAATCTTCTTCCCCGGTGGGCACGGCACGATGTTCGATCTGCCGGAGAATCCGCATGTGCAGCGCCTGGTCGGCGAGTTTCTGGAGAACGACAAGGTCGTGGGCGCGGTGTGTCACGGGCCGGCCTGTCTGGTCGGCGCGATGCTGAAAGACGGCAGTCCGGCAGTGAAGGGGCGCAAGGTGGCCGCGTTCACCAACAGCGAAGAGAAGGCGGTACAGCTCGATCAGGCCGTGCCGTTTCTGCTGCAGGACCGCCTGGCCGAACTGGGTGGGGAGGTCGAGACCGCCGAGGACTGGACCGACCATGTCGTGGTGGATGGCAAACTGGTGACGGGGCAGAACCCGCAGTCCAGCAAGAGCGTGGCCGACGCGATCGTGCGCCTACTGCGTGAAGCCGGCTGA
- a CDS encoding TetR/AcrR family transcriptional regulator, translating into MGTENRKQREREARETLFVEKAHELIRSEGLLALQMSRLAAACEYATGTLYQHFNSKEDLLAAVATRATRQRAELFRCIPRLPLGTRSRMLAMVLADIDFAQANPDYYRLTQFVTTEVVWASTSEARRQELLDAAQPISQAINAIVAEARANKDLPPAQEMGEEEMGLGPWALNTGMQALANAQGLLDAYDIHRPYEHLIRHTHALLTGWRWEPRIDPDEPSVVRAETERVRAIVREHIPEANS; encoded by the coding sequence ATGGGCACCGAGAATCGAAAGCAGCGCGAGCGCGAGGCGCGCGAGACCCTCTTTGTCGAAAAGGCCCACGAGCTGATCCGCTCGGAGGGCCTTTTGGCGTTGCAGATGTCGCGTCTGGCGGCCGCCTGCGAGTACGCGACCGGCACGCTGTACCAGCATTTCAACTCGAAGGAAGATCTGCTGGCGGCCGTCGCGACCCGGGCAACGCGTCAGCGTGCGGAGCTGTTTCGGTGCATTCCTCGGCTGCCGCTGGGAACCCGTTCACGAATGCTGGCGATGGTGCTGGCCGATATCGATTTCGCGCAGGCGAATCCGGACTACTATCGATTGACCCAATTCGTGACGACAGAGGTGGTCTGGGCGAGTACGTCGGAGGCGCGGCGGCAGGAGTTGCTTGATGCGGCTCAACCGATCAGCCAGGCGATCAACGCCATCGTGGCCGAGGCGCGGGCGAACAAGGACCTGCCACCGGCCCAGGAGATGGGCGAGGAAGAGATGGGGCTGGGGCCGTGGGCGCTGAATACCGGGATGCAGGCGCTCGCGAATGCCCAGGGGCTGCTGGATGCCTACGATATCCACCGCCCGTATGAACACTTGATCCGCCATACCCATGCGCTGCTGACCGGCTGGCGCTGGGAGCCGCGAATCGATCCAGACGAACCCTCGGTCGTGCGCGCCGAGACGGAGCGGGTGCGCGCGATCGTGCGCGAGCACATTCCTGAGGCAAATTCATGA
- a CDS encoding efflux RND transporter periplasmic adaptor subunit has protein sequence MSKRFFLMLLGVALVLGGIFGFKAFVDQQIAEFFDEMPEPTATINAATVETDRWAPQLRAVGDLEAVQGATLSFEAQGIVDRIHFANGAFAEAGETLVELDTELDEAELESLRAEAQLAARELERARGLVQRNDISDSEFQRRATEAQQAEAAVKAQDARIRQKRLRAPFDGQLGIRQVNEGQFVGPGDPIVVLESLDPLYVNFTLPERRLANVELGQSVEVTVDAYGETFEGQITAIEPRVRAASRMFRVQAMITNEDHRLRPGQFARVTLQRGEPEEGLVVPQTAIRFAPWGNSVFVIFEDDDGDKRVEQRLVEIGERRGDLVRIVDGLEEGDEIAVSGLLKLQNDTPVKITEDAQPDAERDPRPANR, from the coding sequence ATGAGCAAGCGATTCTTCCTGATGCTGCTGGGCGTAGCCCTGGTCCTGGGTGGCATCTTTGGTTTCAAGGCCTTCGTGGATCAGCAGATCGCGGAGTTCTTTGACGAGATGCCGGAGCCGACTGCGACCATCAACGCGGCGACCGTGGAGACCGATCGCTGGGCCCCGCAGCTGCGTGCGGTGGGGGACCTGGAGGCGGTGCAGGGGGCCACGCTGAGTTTCGAGGCACAGGGCATTGTTGACCGCATCCATTTTGCCAATGGGGCCTTCGCCGAGGCGGGCGAGACGCTGGTCGAACTCGACACCGAGCTGGACGAGGCGGAGCTGGAAAGCCTGCGCGCCGAGGCGCAGCTCGCGGCGCGCGAGCTGGAACGGGCGCGGGGCCTGGTGCAGCGCAACGATATTTCCGACTCGGAGTTCCAGCGCCGCGCGACCGAGGCGCAACAGGCCGAGGCGGCGGTCAAGGCACAGGATGCCCGTATTCGCCAGAAGCGTCTGCGGGCGCCCTTTGACGGGCAGCTGGGTATCCGTCAGGTGAACGAGGGCCAGTTTGTCGGCCCGGGCGACCCGATTGTGGTGCTGGAGTCCCTGGACCCGCTGTATGTGAACTTCACGTTGCCCGAACGCCGGCTGGCGAATGTCGAGCTGGGGCAGTCGGTCGAGGTCACCGTCGATGCCTATGGCGAGACCTTCGAGGGGCAGATTACCGCGATCGAGCCGCGTGTCCGTGCTGCCTCGCGGATGTTCCGCGTGCAGGCGATGATCACCAACGAGGACCATCGGCTGCGCCCCGGTCAGTTCGCCCGCGTCACGCTGCAGCGTGGCGAGCCGGAGGAGGGGCTGGTGGTCCCGCAGACGGCCATCCGTTTCGCACCCTGGGGCAACTCGGTGTTCGTGATCTTTGAAGACGATGACGGCGACAAGCGTGTGGAGCAGCGCCTGGTGGAGATCGGTGAGCGACGCGGTGACCTGGTGCGCATCGTGGATGGCCTGGAAGAGGGCGACGAGATTGCGGTCAGCGGTCTGCTGAAGCTCCAGAACGATACCCCCGTGAAGATCACGGAGGATGCCCAGCCCGATGCCGAACGCGATCCGCGGCCAGCGAATCGCTGA
- a CDS encoding efflux RND transporter permease subunit, with translation MRFTDIFIQKPVLATVVSLFILLFGVRAVFDLNVRQFPEVQNAVVTVSTAYIGADADLVQGFITTPMEREIAEAEGIDYIVSNSLPGISTVQAFLELDYDPNQALTQISAQVDKIRSDLPSEAEDPVVDLSVGQDVAAMYLSFYSERLSNNQTTDYLIREVQPELATVNGVQRAEILGDQSFAMRAWLDANRMAAYGVTGRDVRSALEGNNVLSAVGQTKGSMVSLDLTADTDLQTPEAFEQLILFEQEGDLVRLGDIAEVELGSENYDTSVRFNGQAATFIGIELAPDANALEVIADVREIFEERIEPRLPSGLEGEIVYDSTEYIESAIDEVLTTIVLALLIVLVVIYLFLGSWRSVLIPAVAVPLSLIGTFMLMLLMGFSLNLLTLLAMVLAIGIVVDDAIIMLENISRHIEEGMSRMDAAIQGARELAWPIVAMSTTLVAVFLPLGFIGGLTGTLFIEFAFTLAATVVISGIVAITLSPMMCSKILRDGSVERRGRIESWLDARFDSLRERYRRRLHGALNDRFTVAAFGAIVLVSCYFLFVTSQTELEPQEDQGFAFSIMEGDAYMGIDYLERNTALTDGFFDRIPELDNIFIVNGFGGGPGMAGATNQALGGFVMAPWDQRDRTTAKILEEDLQPALEGLPGLEVFAIQPPQLPTPGQGAPVSVVFGSTSSFEELNELSQEIKDRAMETGRFIFLDTDLNFDQPRVDLKIDRERASQLGIDMATLNADLATYLSGGFAGRFAMENRSYRVIPQVQRSDRLTPEQLEELYTRTADGEPIPLSSIVTLEETVTPRQLNRFQQLNAVTLQGVPRPGVTLGEALDIIDRIAAEVLPPDVNVDYAGESRQLKAEGGDLVVTFFFALVVIFLVLAAQFESFRDPLIILTTVPMSIAGALIFISLGVTSLNIYTQVGLLTLIGLIAKHGILIVEFANQLQRQGRPLRDAIEEAASLRLRPILMTTTATVVAMVPLLMATGAGAGSRFAMGLVIAAGMAIGTLFTLFVVPAIYTYVARDHYADTLEAQEADAGPA, from the coding sequence ATGCGCTTTACCGATATCTTTATTCAGAAGCCCGTGCTGGCCACTGTGGTCAGCCTGTTCATCCTGCTGTTCGGGGTGCGGGCGGTGTTCGACCTGAACGTGCGCCAGTTCCCCGAGGTGCAGAACGCGGTGGTCACGGTCAGCACCGCCTATATCGGCGCGGATGCGGACCTGGTACAGGGATTCATCACCACGCCGATGGAGCGCGAGATCGCCGAGGCGGAGGGGATCGACTACATCGTGTCCAACAGCCTGCCGGGGATAAGCACGGTGCAGGCGTTCCTGGAGCTGGACTACGATCCGAACCAGGCGCTGACGCAGATCTCCGCCCAGGTGGACAAGATTCGCAGCGATCTGCCATCGGAGGCCGAGGACCCGGTGGTGGATCTCTCCGTGGGTCAGGATGTGGCGGCGATGTACCTGTCGTTCTATTCCGAGCGCCTCTCCAACAATCAGACCACCGACTACCTGATTCGCGAGGTGCAGCCGGAGCTGGCCACCGTTAACGGCGTTCAGCGGGCCGAGATCCTCGGCGATCAGAGCTTTGCGATGCGCGCCTGGCTGGACGCCAATCGCATGGCGGCCTATGGCGTAACCGGGCGCGACGTTCGGTCGGCGCTGGAGGGCAACAATGTCCTCTCCGCGGTGGGGCAGACCAAGGGCTCGATGGTGAGCCTGGACCTGACCGCGGATACCGACCTGCAGACCCCGGAGGCGTTCGAGCAGCTGATCCTGTTCGAGCAGGAGGGCGACCTGGTGCGTCTTGGCGATATCGCCGAGGTGGAGCTGGGGTCGGAGAACTACGACACCTCGGTGCGCTTCAACGGTCAGGCGGCGACGTTCATCGGCATCGAGCTGGCGCCGGATGCCAATGCCCTGGAGGTGATCGCGGATGTACGCGAGATCTTCGAGGAGCGCATCGAGCCGCGCCTGCCCTCCGGGCTGGAGGGCGAGATCGTTTATGACTCCACCGAATACATCGAGAGCGCGATCGACGAGGTGTTGACGACCATCGTGCTGGCGCTGCTGATCGTGCTGGTCGTGATTTATCTGTTTCTTGGCTCGTGGCGCAGTGTGCTGATCCCGGCGGTGGCGGTACCGCTGTCCCTGATCGGGACCTTCATGCTGATGCTCCTGATGGGGTTCTCGCTGAACCTGCTGACGCTGCTGGCGATGGTGCTGGCCATCGGCATCGTGGTCGATGACGCGATCATCATGCTGGAGAACATCTCGCGGCATATCGAGGAGGGCATGTCGCGCATGGACGCGGCGATCCAGGGGGCGCGCGAGCTCGCGTGGCCGATTGTCGCGATGTCGACCACGCTGGTGGCGGTCTTCCTGCCGCTGGGGTTCATCGGCGGCCTGACCGGCACGCTCTTCATCGAGTTTGCGTTTACCCTGGCGGCGACGGTCGTGATCTCGGGGATTGTCGCGATCACGCTGTCGCCAATGATGTGTTCGAAAATCCTGCGCGATGGTTCGGTCGAGCGGCGCGGGCGCATCGAGTCGTGGCTGGACGCGCGCTTTGACAGCCTGCGCGAGCGCTATCGCCGACGGCTGCACGGGGCACTGAATGACCGCTTCACCGTCGCCGCCTTCGGCGCCATCGTGCTGGTGTCCTGCTACTTCCTGTTCGTGACTTCGCAGACCGAGCTGGAGCCGCAGGAGGACCAGGGTTTCGCCTTCTCGATCATGGAAGGCGATGCCTACATGGGGATCGATTACCTGGAGCGCAACACCGCGCTGACCGACGGCTTTTTCGACCGCATCCCCGAGCTCGACAACATCTTTATCGTGAACGGCTTTGGCGGCGGACCCGGTATGGCCGGGGCGACCAACCAGGCCCTGGGCGGTTTCGTTATGGCGCCCTGGGATCAGCGTGACCGAACGACTGCCAAGATCCTGGAAGAGGACCTGCAGCCGGCGCTGGAAGGGCTGCCAGGGCTCGAGGTGTTCGCGATCCAGCCGCCGCAGCTGCCGACCCCGGGGCAGGGCGCGCCGGTCAGCGTTGTGTTCGGCTCCACCAGCTCGTTCGAGGAGTTGAACGAGCTGAGTCAGGAGATCAAGGACCGGGCGATGGAGACGGGTCGGTTCATCTTCCTCGATACCGATCTCAACTTCGACCAGCCACGGGTGGATCTGAAGATTGACCGCGAGCGTGCCTCGCAGCTTGGCATCGACATGGCGACGCTGAATGCCGATCTGGCGACGTATCTCTCCGGCGGGTTCGCCGGGCGGTTTGCGATGGAGAACCGCAGTTATCGCGTGATCCCGCAGGTCCAGCGTTCCGACCGCCTGACGCCGGAGCAGCTTGAGGAGCTGTACACGCGCACCGCGGACGGCGAGCCGATACCGTTGTCCAGCATCGTGACGCTGGAAGAGACGGTCACGCCGCGCCAGCTCAACCGCTTCCAGCAGCTGAACGCGGTGACCCTGCAGGGGGTGCCACGGCCCGGCGTCACCCTCGGGGAGGCGCTGGACATCATCGACCGGATTGCCGCCGAGGTGCTGCCGCCCGATGTGAACGTGGACTATGCCGGCGAGTCGCGGCAGCTGAAGGCCGAGGGTGGGGATCTGGTCGTCACGTTCTTCTTCGCGCTGGTCGTGATCTTCCTGGTGCTGGCCGCGCAGTTCGAGTCGTTCCGTGATCCCTTGATCATTCTGACCACGGTGCCGATGTCGATCGCCGGCGCCCTGATCTTCATCAGCCTGGGTGTGACCTCGCTGAACATCTATACACAGGTGGGTCTGCTGACCCTGATCGGGCTGATCGCCAAGCACGGCATCCTGATCGTGGAGTTCGCCAACCAGTTGCAGCGTCAGGGGCGACCCTTGCGCGATGCGATCGAGGAGGCGGCCAGCCTGCGGCTGCGGCCCATCCTGATGACGACCACGGCGACCGTGGTGGCGATGGTGCCGCTGCTGATGGCGACCGGTGCTGGTGCCGGCTCGCGCTTCGCAATGGGCCTGGTGATTGCGGCGGGCATGGCGATCGGCACGTTGTTCACGCTCTTCGTGGTCCCGGCCATCTATACCTATGTGGCGCGCGATCACTACGCCGACACGCTAGAGGCGCAGGAGGCCGATGCGGGTCCTGCCTGA